A window of Methanobacteriales archaeon HGW-Methanobacteriales-1 contains these coding sequences:
- a CDS encoding cation transporter has translation MNENNYYKKVRNILIFILFLNLAVSVIKLAYGWYTNSLSILSDGFHSMFDGISNVVGIVGIMIAARPPDSEHPYGHGKFETLASLGIAVLLFFTCFEIFQSAINRLFNPSTPDITTVSFLVMGITIAINIWVSWYENKQGKKLGSTILIADSLHTRSDIYASIAVIFGFIMIKLGYVMADPIIAILIALLIARAGIKIIINSSEILMDKAPLDKESVREIVNSVKNVKDCHKIRTRGPASSIYVDLHIVLESDFTLEEAHDIAHKVEYKLKTSITGINDVTVHVDPCKET, from the coding sequence ATGAATGAAAATAATTACTACAAAAAAGTTAGGAATATCCTTATTTTTATCCTTTTTTTGAATTTGGCGGTTTCTGTGATCAAATTGGCATACGGGTGGTATACTAATTCTTTGAGTATATTATCTGACGGGTTTCATTCTATGTTTGACGGAATTTCTAATGTAGTGGGCATTGTAGGAATAATGATTGCAGCCCGGCCACCTGATTCTGAACATCCTTATGGACATGGTAAGTTTGAAACTTTGGCTTCATTGGGGATAGCTGTTTTATTATTTTTTACTTGCTTTGAAATATTTCAATCGGCCATAAACCGGCTTTTCAATCCCTCAACGCCAGATATTACCACCGTAAGTTTTTTAGTTATGGGAATTACTATTGCCATTAATATATGGGTTTCATGGTATGAAAATAAACAGGGTAAAAAATTAGGCAGCACCATATTAATTGCAGATTCATTACATACTCGAAGCGATATTTATGCATCTATAGCTGTTATTTTTGGGTTTATAATGATTAAATTAGGTTATGTGATGGCAGACCCTATTATTGCTATTTTAATCGCATTATTAATTGCCCGTGCTGGAATAAAGATTATTATCAATAGTTCAGAAATTTTAATGGATAAAGCACCTTTAGATAAAGAATCCGTCCGAGAAATTGTTAATTCAGTAAAAAATGTAAAAGATTGTCATAAAATAAGAACCAGAGGACCAGCTTCTTCTATTTATGTAGATTTGCACATTGTTTTGGAATCAGATTTTACATTGGAAGAAGCACACGATATTGCCCATAAAGTGGAATATAAACTTAAAACTTCTATAACTGGTATAAACGATGTCACGGTTCATGTAGATCCATGCAAAGAAACTTAA